One Streptomyces sp. NBC_00102 DNA segment encodes these proteins:
- a CDS encoding response regulator transcription factor produces the protein MSGTKIDVVIADDQELVRAGFRMILEAQPGIEVVGEAADGVECVELARRLRPRVVLADIRMPRLDGLEVTRLLAGPGVADPMNVVVITTFDQDDYVRGALRNGACGFLLKDATPALLVEAVHAAARGDALVSPAVTVRLLRRLERAELHAAPATAASGTEPQGLLSTRERDIVRLVAVGRTNQEICEELFLSLSTVKTYLGRIQSKLDARNRVEVAAWAWEHGAVQPRG, from the coding sequence GTGTCCGGTACGAAGATCGACGTGGTGATAGCCGACGACCAGGAACTGGTCCGGGCCGGGTTCCGCATGATCCTGGAGGCGCAGCCGGGCATCGAGGTGGTCGGCGAGGCGGCGGACGGCGTGGAGTGCGTGGAGCTGGCCCGGCGGCTGCGGCCGCGGGTGGTGCTGGCCGACATCCGCATGCCGCGCCTGGACGGTCTGGAGGTGACCCGGCTGCTGGCCGGGCCCGGCGTCGCCGACCCGATGAACGTCGTGGTGATCACCACCTTCGACCAGGACGACTACGTGCGCGGCGCGCTGCGCAACGGCGCCTGCGGGTTCCTGCTGAAGGACGCCACCCCGGCACTGCTGGTGGAGGCCGTGCACGCGGCGGCCCGGGGCGACGCGCTGGTGTCCCCGGCGGTGACGGTACGGCTGCTGCGCCGGCTGGAGCGCGCGGAACTCCACGCGGCGCCCGCGACCGCCGCCTCGGGCACGGAACCGCAGGGGTTGCTGAGCACCCGGGAGCGGGACATCGTGCGGCTGGTCGCGGTGGGCCGCACCAACCAGGAGATCTGCGAGGAGCTGTTCCTGTCGCTGTCGACGGTGAAGACCTATCTGGGGCGCATACAGTCCAAACTGGACGCGCGTAACCGGGTCGAGGTCGCCGCGTGGGCCTGGGAGCACGGGGCCGTCCAGCCGCGCGGATGA
- a CDS encoding VOC family protein, whose product MAAFAHSVPCWVEVHLSDLEAGKRFYGGLFGWTFRAGDGMPFADAYSEGRLVAALAAKTDGRMPTTWGVHFATDDIRATVSAIRAEGGQIITDPVRAGRAGILAQAVDPDGAAFWLWQAEERPGFEKQNEPGSYCWTELYTRRPDRVDPFYARVFGFRSADLDTPGSPGSGDTGAAKSAIDFRMWSPPGVTPGPDTAVGGRSVITDAFPEMMPSHFLTYFAVADCDRTAERVQELGGRVTAAPFDIAYGRMAAFQDDQGAVFAVLQPADPMLP is encoded by the coding sequence ATGGCGGCATTCGCGCACTCCGTTCCCTGCTGGGTGGAGGTGCACCTCTCCGACCTCGAAGCGGGAAAGCGCTTCTACGGCGGGCTCTTCGGCTGGACCTTCCGCGCCGGGGACGGCATGCCCTTCGCCGACGCCTACAGCGAGGGCCGGCTCGTCGCCGCACTCGCCGCCAAGACGGACGGCCGGATGCCCACCACCTGGGGCGTCCACTTCGCCACCGACGACATCCGGGCGACCGTCTCCGCGATCCGCGCGGAGGGCGGACAGATCATCACCGACCCCGTGCGCGCGGGCCGCGCCGGGATTCTCGCGCAGGCCGTCGACCCCGACGGCGCCGCCTTCTGGCTGTGGCAGGCGGAGGAGCGGCCGGGCTTCGAGAAGCAGAACGAGCCCGGTTCGTACTGCTGGACCGAGCTCTACACCCGGCGCCCCGACCGGGTGGACCCTTTCTACGCCCGCGTTTTCGGCTTCCGCAGCGCCGATCTGGACACGCCCGGGAGTCCGGGGAGCGGGGACACCGGCGCGGCGAAGAGCGCCATCGACTTCCGCATGTGGTCCCCGCCCGGCGTCACCCCCGGCCCCGACACGGCGGTCGGCGGCCGGAGCGTCATCACGGACGCCTTCCCCGAGATGATGCCCAGCCACTTCCTGACGTACTTCGCCGTCGCCGACTGCGACCGCACCGCCGAACGCGTCCAGGAACTGGGCGGCCGGGTCACCGCCGCGCCCTTCGACATCGCGTACGGGCGGATGGCGGCGTTCCAGGACGACCAGGGCGCCGTGTTCGCCGTGCTCCAGCCGGCGGACCCGATGCTGCCGTAG
- a CDS encoding TetR family transcriptional regulator, with amino-acid sequence MTGQVRTVDGRVAGRRGQATRQKLLDCLSEMLSSSPYRDVKVIDVARKAGTSPATFYQYFPDVEGAVLEVADELAKEGTGLNELASGRSWVGKAGWQASEELVDGFLDFWRRNDAILRVIDLGSAEGDKRFNKIRVKILSSFTGSLTDAVKELQGKGKVDKDVNPAAVAGSLVAMLAAVASHQKALTTGTGVKVGELRPNLALLVHLGVTGKKPTK; translated from the coding sequence ATGACAGGACAAGTACGCACCGTCGACGGCCGCGTGGCCGGTCGACGCGGTCAGGCGACGCGGCAGAAGCTGCTCGATTGCCTCAGCGAGATGCTCAGCTCCTCGCCGTACCGGGACGTCAAAGTCATCGACGTCGCACGGAAGGCGGGGACTTCACCCGCGACTTTCTACCAGTACTTCCCGGATGTGGAAGGCGCCGTCCTCGAAGTAGCCGATGAACTGGCCAAGGAGGGCACCGGACTGAACGAACTGGCCTCCGGCCGCTCATGGGTCGGTAAGGCCGGCTGGCAGGCTTCCGAGGAACTCGTGGACGGTTTCCTCGACTTCTGGCGACGCAACGACGCGATTCTCCGCGTGATCGACCTCGGTTCGGCCGAGGGCGACAAGCGGTTCAACAAGATTCGCGTGAAGATCCTCAGCTCGTTCACCGGCTCCCTCACGGACGCGGTGAAGGAGCTCCAGGGCAAGGGCAAGGTCGACAAGGACGTGAACCCCGCCGCGGTTGCTGGTTCGCTCGTCGCCATGCTGGCCGCCGTCGCCTCGCACCAGAAGGCCCTGACCACGGGCACGGGTGTCAAGGTCGGCGAACTCCGCCCGAATCTCGCCCTGTTGGTGCACCTCGGTGTCACCGGCAAGAAGCCCACGAAGTAG
- a CDS encoding pyridoxal 5'-phosphate synthase, with product MSDDDASRTDAHTAFLRLLHAQRVWDTELPAFDPVAAPDAPVPLFHAWFAQAVAAGQPEPHTMALATVDAYGHPDVRTLMLHDADERGWRFATHATSAKGHQLAAHPHAALNFYWPVQGRTVRVRGPVALGSPEESRADLHARSTGALASGLVGRQSEVLADPAELARASEAAWRRAQDEPDAEVESWRRYVVQPQEVEFFQGDPRRRHVRLRYRRRGAGWVRELLWP from the coding sequence ATGAGCGACGACGACGCGTCCCGTACCGACGCGCACACGGCCTTTCTCCGCCTGCTGCACGCCCAGCGCGTGTGGGACACCGAGCTGCCGGCCTTCGATCCGGTGGCCGCACCCGACGCTCCGGTCCCCCTCTTCCACGCCTGGTTCGCCCAGGCCGTGGCCGCCGGCCAGCCCGAGCCGCACACCATGGCGCTGGCGACCGTCGACGCGTACGGCCACCCGGACGTGCGGACGCTGATGCTGCACGACGCCGACGAGCGCGGCTGGCGGTTCGCGACCCACGCCACCAGCGCCAAGGGACACCAGCTCGCCGCCCATCCGCACGCGGCGCTCAACTTCTACTGGCCGGTGCAGGGCAGGACGGTACGGGTGCGCGGCCCGGTCGCCCTCGGGTCGCCCGAGGAGAGTCGGGCCGATCTGCACGCCCGCTCCACCGGTGCGCTCGCCTCCGGGCTGGTCGGCCGGCAGAGCGAGGTCCTGGCCGACCCGGCGGAACTGGCCCGCGCCTCCGAGGCCGCGTGGCGGCGGGCACAGGACGAACCGGACGCGGAGGTCGAGAGCTGGCGGAGGTACGTCGTCCAGCCGCAGGAGGTCGAGTTCTTCCAGGGCGACCCCCGCCGCCGCCACGTACGGCTCCGCTACCGCCGCCGGGGAGCGGGGTGGGTGCGGGAACTGCTCTGGCCCTGA
- a CDS encoding tyrosine-protein phosphatase translates to MNTMNRAKVSAAVAAAALLVGAGASAASATPHHAPAHRGKPSASHEQQRQQRIPFTAANVTANDDGSYTLTWTAPGVRSVAVKANGKVVAKGGSHATVTVKHLPAADRQWFDFVPSKGGSLHLADREIALQGAVNFRDAGGYRTSTGQWVKMGEVYRSGALNTLTTADVAKLNRLGIKVDFDLRTAGERTSAPDTVPAGAKYVVADVIGGDVTSAIDLSSAEKSAQYMVDGEKSMVSSATGKAAYQLVFAGLADDDQHAVLFHCSAGKDRTGWANAALLTALGVPKATVMQDYLASNTYRAEANAAALAAMPAEMAAAYKPMLDVRAEYLNSGFDEVEATFGSFENYEKKGLGLSSKEIKELKSSLLVG, encoded by the coding sequence ATGAACACCATGAACCGCGCCAAGGTCTCCGCGGCCGTCGCCGCCGCCGCTCTGCTCGTCGGGGCCGGCGCCTCGGCCGCTTCGGCCACTCCTCACCACGCTCCGGCCCACCGGGGCAAGCCGTCCGCCTCGCACGAGCAGCAGCGTCAGCAGCGGATACCGTTCACCGCCGCGAACGTCACGGCGAACGACGACGGTTCGTACACCCTGACGTGGACCGCCCCCGGGGTCCGCAGCGTGGCCGTCAAGGCGAACGGCAAGGTCGTCGCCAAGGGCGGCAGCCACGCCACGGTCACCGTCAAGCACCTGCCGGCCGCCGACCGCCAGTGGTTCGACTTCGTCCCGTCGAAGGGCGGTTCGCTCCACCTCGCGGACCGCGAGATCGCACTCCAGGGCGCGGTCAACTTCCGCGACGCGGGCGGCTACCGCACCAGCACGGGCCAGTGGGTCAAGATGGGCGAGGTCTACCGCTCCGGCGCCCTGAACACCCTGACCACCGCCGATGTCGCCAAGCTGAACCGGCTCGGCATCAAGGTCGACTTCGACCTGCGCACCGCCGGTGAGCGCACCTCCGCCCCGGACACCGTGCCGGCCGGCGCGAAGTACGTGGTCGCCGACGTCATCGGTGGCGACGTCACCTCGGCGATCGACCTGTCCTCGGCCGAGAAGTCCGCCCAGTACATGGTGGACGGCGAGAAGTCGATGGTCAGCTCGGCCACCGGCAAGGCCGCCTACCAGCTGGTCTTCGCCGGTCTCGCCGACGACGACCAGCACGCGGTGCTCTTCCACTGCTCGGCGGGCAAGGACCGCACGGGCTGGGCGAACGCCGCCCTGCTGACCGCGCTCGGCGTTCCGAAGGCCACGGTCATGCAGGACTACCTGGCCAGCAACACCTACCGCGCCGAGGCGAACGCCGCCGCGCTGGCCGCGATGCCGGCCGAGATGGCCGCCGCGTACAAGCCGATGCTGGACGTCCGCGCCGAGTACCTGAACTCCGGCTTCGACGAGGTCGAGGCCACGTTCGGCTCGTTCGAGAACTACGAGAAGAAGGGCCTCGGCCTCTCCTCGAAGGAGATCAAGGAGCTGAAGTCCTCGCTGCTCGTCGGCTGA
- a CDS encoding IS30 family transposase, which yields MSGGPSLTAVEADLHPRFLTVAERELIADMRREGHSLRAMGRALGRPASTVKREIDTHSAGGTYRPHQAQRAWARSRSRPKESKLAQKGPLRDFVADRLQERWSPEQICNALPIEFPDDEGMRVSPETIYQAVYVQARGGLRREVALALRTGRTRRKPHRSPDQRQRRFVDEMVMISERPAEVEDRAVPGHWEGDLIVGPRSASAIVTLVERSTRYVMLGHLPGGHTAEEVRDVLVPLIRTLPAHLRGSLTWDQGCEMAAHKQFTVATGVPVYFCDPHSPWQRGSNENTNGLLRQYFPKGTDLSVHSPEDLEHVAQQLNGRPRKTLGWRTPAERLRALLTTA from the coding sequence GTGTCGGGGGGCCCGTCCCTGACCGCCGTCGAGGCCGATCTCCACCCCCGGTTCCTCACCGTGGCCGAGCGGGAGCTGATCGCCGACATGCGGCGCGAGGGCCACTCGCTGCGCGCGATGGGCCGGGCCCTGGGTCGGCCGGCCTCGACCGTCAAGCGCGAGATCGACACCCACTCGGCAGGCGGCACCTACCGCCCGCACCAAGCCCAGCGCGCATGGGCCAGGAGCCGGTCCCGCCCCAAGGAGTCCAAGCTCGCCCAGAAAGGTCCACTGCGCGACTTCGTCGCGGACCGGCTCCAGGAACGCTGGTCGCCCGAGCAGATCTGCAACGCTCTCCCCATCGAGTTCCCCGACGACGAGGGCATGCGGGTGAGTCCGGAGACGATCTATCAGGCGGTTTACGTCCAGGCCCGCGGCGGACTGCGCCGTGAAGTCGCGCTGGCGCTGCGCACCGGGCGCACCCGCCGCAAGCCGCACCGAAGCCCGGACCAACGCCAGCGCCGGTTCGTCGACGAGATGGTGATGATCTCTGAGCGGCCCGCCGAGGTCGAGGACCGGGCGGTCCCCGGCCATTGGGAAGGCGATCTGATCGTCGGTCCCCGGAGCGCGAGCGCGATCGTGACTCTGGTCGAGCGCTCCACCCGCTACGTCATGCTCGGACATCTGCCCGGCGGACACACCGCCGAGGAGGTGCGCGACGTACTGGTCCCGCTGATCCGGACCCTGCCCGCACACCTGCGTGGCTCACTGACCTGGGACCAGGGGTGCGAGATGGCCGCCCACAAGCAGTTCACCGTGGCCACCGGAGTCCCCGTCTACTTCTGCGACCCCCACTCTCCCTGGCAGCGCGGGTCGAATGAGAACACCAACGGTCTGCTGCGGCAGTACTTTCCCAAGGGCACCGACCTGTCCGTCCACAGCCCCGAAGACCTCGAACACGTCGCCCAGCAACTCAACGGCCGGCCACGCAAGACGCTCGGCTGGAGAACCCCAGCCGAGCGCCTGCGTGCTCTACTGACAACCGCATAG
- a CDS encoding FKBP-type peptidyl-prolyl cis-trans isomerase, which translates to MEKPRIEPPAGDPPTELRIRDIVVGDGTEAKRGQVVRVHYVGVTFATGKEFDSSWERDEPFKFAIGGGRAIKGWDRGIVGMKVGGRRELVIPPRLAYGKQSPSSLIPPGSTLVFVVDLIEAS; encoded by the coding sequence ATGGAGAAGCCCCGGATCGAGCCCCCCGCAGGAGACCCGCCCACCGAACTGCGGATCAGGGACATCGTCGTCGGCGACGGCACGGAGGCGAAGCGCGGCCAGGTGGTCCGGGTCCACTACGTCGGAGTCACCTTCGCGACGGGCAAGGAGTTCGACTCCTCCTGGGAGCGGGACGAGCCGTTCAAGTTCGCCATCGGTGGCGGCCGGGCCATCAAGGGCTGGGACCGGGGCATCGTGGGGATGAAGGTCGGCGGCCGACGCGAACTCGTCATCCCTCCGCGCCTCGCCTACGGAAAGCAGTCGCCCTCCTCGCTGATCCCGCCGGGCTCGACGCTCGTCTTCGTTGTGGACCTGATCGAGGCGTCGTGA
- the htpX gene encoding zinc metalloprotease HtpX encodes MARTRSRYAPDRGLTTRMVSTMFFIGLLYVVLVGVLLAVLPGSWAVILIITGGLFVVQFWFSDRIAAYGMGAREVTPEEAPELHGAIDRICALADMKKPRVAIAQSDVPNAFATGRNEKSALVCATTGLLRRLEPEELEGVLAHEMSHVAHRDVAVMTIASFLGVLAGIITRVALWGGFARNSRGNDPAGIIVMLIPLISAVVYALSFLLTRLLSRYRELSADRTAALLTGRPSALASALTKVSGQMARIPTEDLRKAEPYNAFYFVPAFSSKESFSRLISSHPTLEQRLDQLARISADLSRP; translated from the coding sequence ATGGCCAGGACCCGATCCCGTTACGCCCCCGACCGGGGTCTGACCACGCGCATGGTGTCGACCATGTTCTTCATCGGCCTGTTGTACGTGGTCCTGGTCGGGGTACTGCTGGCCGTGCTGCCCGGCTCGTGGGCGGTGATCCTGATCATCACCGGCGGGCTGTTCGTCGTGCAGTTCTGGTTCAGCGACCGGATCGCCGCGTACGGGATGGGCGCCCGCGAGGTCACCCCCGAGGAGGCGCCCGAGCTGCACGGGGCGATCGACCGGATCTGCGCCCTGGCGGACATGAAGAAACCCCGGGTGGCCATCGCGCAGAGTGACGTACCGAACGCGTTCGCCACCGGCCGGAACGAGAAATCCGCCCTGGTCTGCGCCACCACCGGACTGCTGCGAAGACTGGAGCCCGAGGAACTGGAGGGCGTCCTCGCCCACGAGATGTCGCACGTCGCCCACCGGGACGTGGCGGTGATGACCATCGCGTCGTTCCTGGGCGTGCTGGCGGGGATCATCACCCGGGTGGCCCTGTGGGGAGGCTTCGCCCGCAACAGCCGGGGGAACGACCCGGCGGGCATCATCGTCATGCTGATCCCGCTGATCAGCGCGGTCGTCTACGCGCTCAGCTTCCTGCTCACCCGGCTTCTCTCCCGCTACCGCGAGCTCTCCGCCGACCGCACCGCCGCCCTGCTCACCGGCCGCCCCTCGGCGCTCGCCTCCGCGCTGACGAAGGTCAGCGGGCAGATGGCGCGCATACCCACGGAGGACTTGCGGAAGGCTGAGCCGTACAACGCCTTCTACTTCGTCCCCGCGTTCTCCTCGAAGGAGAGCTTCAGCCGGCTGATCTCCTCGCACCCGACCCTGGAACAGCGACTCGACCAGCTGGCCCGCATCTCCGCCGACCTGTCCCGCCCCTGA